The Chroogloeocystis siderophila 5.2 s.c.1 DNA segment GTGCGTTTGCTTTACAAATTAATGCACCTTACTTAAGTTTGCGAGTCATTGAACAAGGAGTAAATTGGCGATCGCGCTTTTTACAAATGCCCTACGGCGACCAAGCTATTTTTCTGAAAGCAGAAACATTTCACCAAATTGGTAGTTTTCCAGAGTTGCCAATTATGGAAGATTTTGAATTGATGCGGCGGTTAAAACGCTTGGGAGATATTGCAATTATTCCTATACCCGTAATCACCTCAGCGCGTCGATGGTTAAGACAAGGAGTTGTGAAAACAACACTGATTAATCAAATTGTGCTTCTGGGATATTTACTTGGGGTTTCGCCAAAAAAACTTGTTTATTTTTATCGCTATCAATCGCGACTGTCTCCAATTCAGTGGTTTAAGTCAGTTCCCCGATTGTTATCGAAATTCAATTAATTAAAACAATAAAATAATGTTCTTTTTGTCAAATCTCAAATAAAGTAACCGTAACCAAACTGAGTTGCTAAGTCGCACTTAGGTGATCGCTTTCTCATATTATACTATTTCACTAAATAAGAACTACAGTTAATTTCTCTCTCTGCCCGCGCTAGTTTGCTCAACGGAGGACACCTCCGCACGCAACTGGCTCCTCTGCTACCCATTTGTAATTTAAAGTGAAATGATATTAGGAAAAACATGACTCAACTGCTGATACAATATCAGGCTCAAACTGATCGCGATCGCAGTTAAACAATTGAATCTGCAAGAACTTTTGTAGACATTATTAATCGTGGTCCAAAATAGTAGTGTTTTAGACACTTTGCATTCATTGTCATCTACAAAATTGCAAAATTGCTATTTGTCTCTGGCGCGATCTTAACGAGCAAAGGCGTTTGTCTATTTGGTATTTTTTGGGGTTCAGCTTATGGCTTAATGGCTGCGATGCTGGGCGCAACGTGGGCTTTTGTAGGATGTAGATTATGACCATTCTGCCTTATTCAGAACTACCATCTATACAATAAAAGATCCAAAAAGGAGAATAAAAGAATGCGACCGCTACTGATTCTGCATCAAAAACAGCCGAAAAGCTTTTTTATCTAATGTAGTGGCAAGTTTTGCAATCGTCTTGCTTCTACTTACCCAGTCAATAGGTGCTAAAAATCCAAGTTGCTGTAAAATCAATACAGCAACAGTATTCTTTTGTGTCACTTGCACGAGCGCTACTCTGCTAGAAATACGATGATGAGTGATAGTATGAGAGAAACTATCAGTAGATTTAAAGATTTGTAATGGCAACGAGTGCAAGATACTTTCTAATTCTGATACTTCACCAGGACTCAATAAAGGAAAACCGATAGTATGTTTTAAAAATCCTTTTGTTCGTTTTACAAAGGCGAATGTATCGGTTTGTCTGTGCCAAACAATTAATGCAAATAACTCAATATTAATTGAAGTGCGTCGCGTTTTTCTGGGCGGATACTGGGTAACGCAATTATGAGTAAATGCGAGACAAGATTGTTGTAAAGGACAACAATCGCATAGTGGGTTTGATTTGCGACAAATTGTCGCGCCTAATTCCATCATCGCTTGATTGAAGTCGCCAGGACGTTTCGGAGGCATGATGCTATTAACATACGCCTGAATTGCTGATTGTCCTGATTTACTCCATACATCAGATAAAGCAAGGAGACGACTAACCACGCGGATGACATTACCATCGACACACGCAACTTTTTCACGATGACAGATGCTAGCGATCGCAGCGGCGGTATAAGCACCACATCCAGGAATTTTGAGCCATTCATTGTATGATTGCGGAAAACGACCGTGAAGCTGTTCTACAATCATCTGTGCGCCTTTTTGCAAGTTCCGCGCTCGTGCATAATAGCCTAACCCTGACCAAAGTTGACGTAATGTTTCCTCATCACACTTGGCAAGGTCGTATACTGTAGGCAACTGTTGGATAAACTCGCAAAATTTAGGAACGACTACAGCCAAGACTGTTTGTTGACTCATCACTTCACTCACCCAGGTGTGATAAATATTGATTTCTTGACGCCAGGGTAAAAGTCGCTGGTGATTGTCGTACCACTTTAAAAGTTTCTCGACACAAGAATGCATAATATAGCAGGGGTCAGAGGTCAGAGATCAGTTGACAGTGAAGAGAGTGTATGAAGACTTTGTCAACTGTCAACTATCAACTTAGCGTGTTCGATGTCCTAACTCTATTGACTATGGCTATAATATGACACCATCTTCGGTTAAATAACCTTTCTTTGTGGTTAGTGACTAGTGAATAATCACCCGTCACCCTTCAGCATTTTTATCATTACTCATCAACCGGATTTAATATGACTAGCGATCGCGATCCGCCCTCGGACTAAAGAAGTCACGACAAGAGACTTGCACAACCTCCTCAAAGCCTAAATTTTGCAAATGTGAAATCCATCCTGATGGTGTGCCATCGTGTTCTAGTGTTCCTAAAACCAAAGCGACGTCAGCAATTTCTGGTATTACACATACACGATAAAAGTAAGGTTCTTTCGCTGCAAACGAAAATTCTACTGCTAGCCAATCAGGAATTGCACTTAAGTCGGGTTTGCCATTTGCTTTAAAGCACAGCGTCATGTCTACTTCTAATGAATTTGTTTAGAATGAAATCAGCTAAAGTCGTTAATTGCTAGTAACTTTTGTTAGAGACTATAGTGTGTTTATCATCGTGTTGGTACTAGAACGTTGAAATTGCAGCTTAACAACTATCACATCAAATTGCTAGCTGCGATTTTCATGGTAATTGATCATGTAGGTATTGTCTTTTTTCCGCAAGTTTTTATTTTTCGCGTGATTGGGCGTCTCAGTTTTCCGCTGTTTGCGTGGTTATTAGCCCAAGGAGAAAGATATACTCGCAGCTTTGGGCGATACTTGCAAAGACTTGTGCTTTTGGGTTTGTTGAGTCAGCCTTTGTATGTCCTCACGCTATCAGGAACGCGTCTGAATATTCTGTTTACATTATCATTGGGGTTAATTATCTTGCGCTTGAGTCGGAGGTTGCGAGAGTATAAATATTTAATTTGGACTTTAGGAATTGTCTCAGCCGAATTAGTCCGTGTCGAGTATGGCGCTTACGGTGTGGCGGCGATGTGCTTGCTGTCAATATTTACACCAAATCTTCATTGGTGGTTAGCGTGGATTGGATTGCATCTAGTTGATGCGATCACAGTATCTAATATCTTTCAACTTCCGGCGATCGTCACTCCCGTATTTATCCATTTTGCGAATCACCAAAGAGGATCTTCCGCACGTTGGTTCTACAGCTTTTATCCATTACACCTACTCGTGTTATTTCTCATCTTTCGGTTAAGTGAAGCGCGGCTTTAATTTAGTATCCTGGTAGGCGTTGATAAGTTTCAATAACTTCAGCCACTTTTTCGGCGTCAATATCCTAGTTACAGCGAAATTGTTTCATTTGTGCGGTGAAGGAATCACGTTTGGTTATTGCTGATGCATACTGCTTTAAATTAAACTGAGTTCCTCGCAGGCTCATTGTAACGACGCTTTTCCGTGAAATGAGCCTACGTAAATTATCTCTAAGTAGTGGTAATTGCGGAATCGGTCTAGTACTTATCCACGCGCCAATGAGTTCAGCGCAAGTTTCTATAGCACCTGTAAAATCAAGCTGTGAGGGATTGGCTTTTTCGATTAGGCAATTTTAGCAAATGCGCACAGGTGTTTTGCTGAGTCGAATCAAGCGTTAGCGGCTGTTTTTGTTGCACTGTGATACCGACTTGTTCGTAATATACCAACCATAATATTTTCATCGCTTAAAATTGTCTATTAACTTACTCTAACGATATCCCCTTGACAAATCATAGTCATAATGAGTACGCTTTATTTGTTACGACTTGTAAAGGGATAAGCGATGTTGTCAAACAAGGAAGGACAAAAAGTTCCTAATTGTACGTTTCGCACTCATCAAAACAACGAGTGGGTCGATATTACGACAGATGAATTGTTTAATGGTAAAACTGTTGTTGTCTTTGCCTTACCAGGTGCATTTACTCCCACTTGCTCATCGACTCATCTTCCTGGATACAACCAGATGGCAAAAGCTTTTTATGAAAACGGTGTAGACGAGATCGTGTGTATTTCGGTCAACGATGCTTTTGTGATGAACGAATGGGCAAAGCACCAAGAAGCAGAAAACATCAAAATGATTCCTGATGGTAATGGACTGTTTACCGAAGGAATGGGAATGCTCGTCGATAAAACAGACTTAGGATTTGGTAAACGCTCTTGGCGCTACTCGATGTTAGTAAAAGATGGCGTTATTGAAAAGATGTTTATCGAACCCGAAGAACCAGGCGATCCTTTTAAGGTATCCGATGCTGAGACAATGCTTAACTATATCAACCCTCAAGCTGCTAAGCCTAAATTAGTCTCGCTGTTTGCTAAAATTGGTTGTCCTTTCTGCGCTCGTGCGAAATCAATGCTCAAAGAACGCGGCTTAGACTATGAAGAGATAGTCATTGGTAAAGATGTCACCACTCGTTCTTTACAAGCGGTTGCGGGTGCAACAACAGTACCACAAGTATTTATCGATGGTAAATTGATCGGTGGTTCAGAAGCATTAGAAGCTTACTTTGCGGCTTTGTAAAGTTATTTGAAACCGACATTTTATAAATTCGTAGTTCGCTGTTTAACACAATACGGATTACGAATTTATAGGAATGGTCAATAGAATATAGAACCTTGTAGTGATATCCTCTCCGGTCAAATAACCAGATCAGTGGTTAGTGATTAGTTACTAGTCACCATTTTTATCATCACTAATCAACCAGACCTAATATAACTTCCCTAACTAGATTTTACCTCTGACCTCTGCTATGCTTTTTGATAATGTGCAATAACCTTATCGATAAATTGCTGCCAAGTGTCATTCGGTTGCCAAATTCGTTGTAAATCTTGTTTTGCTTCTTCTACACTTGTTTGTTCGTGAATGACGCGATACAAGTACATAAAGGCAGAAACTCGCATATTCATCGCACAGTGGACAAACACTTTCTTGTTTGTATTTGCTTGCATCACATTGAAGAAACGCTCAATGTCTTCTAGCGTAGGCTTTTCCCAAATGACTGGAATGTGTACATAGTCCATTCCTAGATCTTCTACTATTTTTTGCTCGTTGGTGATCGCATTAGTGGAAGCTGGTAACGCTAAGTTAACAACAACTTCATAACCTGCGGCTTTGATGTCTGCAAATTGTTGTGCAGTTGGTTGTCCAGCGGTGGCGATCGCATCGGATACTTGCAGAAAGTTATAGATTTCCATATCTAACGTAGCTCAAAACCGAGATTTTGTAATGCTTCGCGTAGTCGATCACGTCCTGATAACGATTGTGGTGTCGCAATGCGCTTCACAGAATGTTCCGCCCAATCTCCAGTGACGTTCATTTGTTGTTCGCGATAGAAATTCTGCATGATTTCGTTGTACTGTGCGATCGCCGCATCTTGAACTGTTAAATCATAATGTTCGCGGTGTAGTATAGCTGATTGCGGTAGTCGCGGTTTAATCGCCGCCTGCGGCGAGTCGGGATAGCCTACACACAACCCAAATACGGCAAATACGTGCGAAGGTAATTTAAGAAGTGCGGCGATTTCTTCAGGGTGGTTGCGCATCGCCCCAATGTACACAGTACCTAAACCGAGGGATTCTGCTGCTACTGTGGCATTTTGCGCGGCTAGTGCGGCGTCTATTGTTGCTGTAACGAACATTTCTAAATAGTCTAAACCCGCGTGCGACATTCCACGACTGTGGGCAATGTGCGCTAAACGTGCTAAATCGGCTAACCAAACTAAAAATAATGGACACTGCTGGATCTGTTTTGGTTTCCTGCTAACGCTGCTAACTGGGCTTTACGCTGTGCATCTTCGACGGCGATCGCACTCCAAGTTTGCAGATTCGATGAGGTCGCCGCCGATTGTGCCGATGCTATGATTAGCTCTAAGGTTCCTGAAGGTAGAGGATCGGGGCGATAAGCACGAATTGAACGATGTGATAGTAATGTCGTTAAGCACGCATTCCATTCAATGTCAAAATCAAGGTTTTGACCGTAGCGCGATCGCAGTAACTCGATTGGGTTAATTGTCACTTTTACTTCTCGATATTTGTGGGCAACTATGTCACAAATACTTTAGCTTATACGTATGTTATGAATTGCGATCTGCATTTGTCGTGATTCTGGTGTTTCTGCAAAAAAGGAGTCAAAATAATGCTACTAAATCTTAGTGCGATCGCTCCTATTAAAGAAGAGCAGTATCTTAAAATTTGTGAAGATAATCCTGATTTAAAGCTTGAACTCGATCAATTTGGAACTTTAATTATTATGCCACCTACAGGAGGAACTAGCGGTAATCGTAATGCAGAAATTACCTATCAACTCCAAGCTTGGAACAAGCAAAAGAAATTAGGTAAAGTTTTCGATTCTTCTACAGAGTTTAAGTTACCAAACGGGGCTTTTCGCTCTCCTGATGCTGCTTGGATTAGTAAGATGCGCTGGGATAGACTTACAAAAGAAGATCAAGACAATTTTCCGCCACTTGCACCTGATTTTGTGATTGAATTACACTCTAGTAGCGATCGCCTTAAACCTTTGCAGGAGAAGATGCAAGAGTACATTAATAATGGCGTTCGCTTAGGTTGGCTTATCGATCCACAAAATCAGCAAGTAGAAGTTTATCGCCAAGGACATTCTGTGGAAATACTGCGATCGCCTAACTCTTTATCTGGAGAAGATATTTTACCAGAATTTGTTCTTGATTTAAATGAGATTTGGTGAAGCTTACACAAACTGCTTATCGACTAAACATCCATCTTCCATATAAAGAATACGGTCAGCAATATCTAAAATGCGGTTATCGTGAGTTACAAGTAAAATTGTTGAGCCTTGCTCTCTAACTAACTTTTGCATAATTTCGACGACATCACGCCCAGATTTTTTATCAAGTGCGGCGGTAGGTTCATCGGCTAAAACAATTTTTGGACGACTAATTAAAGCCCGTGCGATCGCAACTCTTTGCTTTTGTCCTCCTGATAGTTTTTCGGGATAATAATCAACGCGATCGCCTAAACCCACTGATTCCAACATGGCGATCACCTTTGCATCTAAATCTTGATTCATCATCTCATCATGCAACTCTAAAGACATCCGTACGTTTTGTTTTGCGGTGAGAAATGTCATTAAATTGTGTGCTTGAAAAATATAACCAACATTGCGCCGAATCTCAATTAATTGCCGTTTGTTAGCACCACACATTTCTTGATTGAGGATTTTTAAACTGCCTTCTTGTGCAGATCGTAGTCCACCCATTAGTGTTAATAAAGTTGTTTTACCAGAACCCGAAGGTCCTGTCATTATCACTATTTCCCCTGCTTGGATTTCTAAGTTGATGTTAGATAAAACTTGTTTGCGTAGTGTTCCTTCACCAAAGTAATGATTGAGTTTTTTAATGGTGATAACAGGATTAAATAATTTGTTATTCATAGTAATTCTATTTTAGAAAATTACTGTTTTGAAACGAACCACAGAGACACGGAGAGCACAGGGAGAAGAGCAACGAGGGCTTTTAATTATAGTTGAGGACTACTTTTGTGATTTTTTGAGTTTTTTTTGTTAGATTCAAAGTTCGTTTGATTTTACTTTAAGATCAATAATTGATTACTCTAACTCTACCTTTTTGTCTCGTTTTACTAATAACTTATCTGCAATGACATAAAGTATTATCACTAACAACCATGTGTATTCCCACAAAGACTGATCCCAGAAAGCTACAGCTATAGTTATAGTTATTATGGATACTACTGGCTCTATCAAAGTTTTTATACCTATTGCTTTAATGTGATTTATATCTAACATAGCACTCACAAGGCGATGCTCAGTTGTAGCATGAGTCCAGGTCAAGAACGAAAATAAACCTATTAAAAAAATGTTTAGACTATACCAAATTTTGATGATCGCTTCGTTGGGATAATAAGTAATTAAAGCATTTGAGTAGGGAATAATAAAAATAAACATCAGATAGAATAAGTAAAGCAAAAGATGTATTTCGTTGGATTTTTTGTAATAACTAAATTTTTGAGTGTGTTCTATCCAATAAAAAGCTAGCAAGATAAATGTAATTATGTATGTACTTAAATGATCGAGTTGCGTAAGTACAAAATTTTTGACTTCTATATCATTTATGGAAGCAACAGAATCAGGTAGGTCAAATCCTACAATAGATAATGCCATTGCTAAAGCAAAAATACTATCAGAAACTCTGCTCAAGTGATGAATCAATTTTGGAGAATGGTCTTGTCTGTGAGTTGAAGACATGATTTGATTTCCTTGTTTCAAAAAGTCTGCATTTTGCATTAAGATGAACACCTAGCAAATAATTTCACAGCGAAAGCGAAAGTTAGTTAAAATGTACCAGCTTCGATGTTTTAGTCCATTTAAATGGACTTGAACTGTTAGCCCAGAACTTGAGTTCAGGGTGGTGTTGAGGCGGAGTGCGAAATCTAAAAAAGCAAACTTAATCATTTTTGTTGAAAGACTAAAATACATCAGCAGGATCAGCGGATTGTAGTTTGCGCATGGCGATCGCACCGGAAACACTACACATAATAATTGTGAGTAAGAGTACAAATAATGCACGTTCTAACTTCATCGCGATTGGTAGCAATGTCGCCATGTATGTGATTTGATACAGTCCTACTGATAAAAGAAAACCAGGAATAAAGCCTAACGCAGCTAAAAGTAAAGCTTCTTGCATTAATACAGTGAGTAAGTAGCGATCGCTGTATC contains these protein-coding regions:
- a CDS encoding DevA family ABC transporter ATP-binding protein, which translates into the protein MNNKLFNPVITIKKLNHYFGEGTLRKQVLSNINLEIQAGEIVIMTGPSGSGKTTLLTLMGGLRSAQEGSLKILNQEMCGANKRQLIEIRRNVGYIFQAHNLMTFLTAKQNVRMSLELHDEMMNQDLDAKVIAMLESVGLGDRVDYYPEKLSGGQKQRVAIARALISRPKIVLADEPTAALDKKSGRDVVEIMQKLVREQGSTILLVTHDNRILDIADRILYMEDGCLVDKQFV
- a CDS encoding TIGR04283 family arsenosugar biosynthesis glycosyltransferase; this translates as MTLAATTRRISIIIPVLNEVGTIKNVLACTQSSTNIEVIVVDGGSVDGTLELVQSLGVKVLSASTTGRAYQMNMGAVAATGEILLFLHGDTLLPPKFDTMIRDTFKRSPRYKKVFVAGAFALQINAPYLSLRVIEQGVNWRSRFLQMPYGDQAIFLKAETFHQIGSFPELPIMEDFELMRRLKRLGDIAIIPIPVITSARRWLRQGVVKTTLINQIVLLGYLLGVSPKKLVYFYRYQSRLSPIQWFKSVPRLLSKFN
- a CDS encoding TMEM175 family protein, whose translation is MQNADFLKQGNQIMSSTHRQDHSPKLIHHLSRVSDSIFALAMALSIVGFDLPDSVASINDIEVKNFVLTQLDHLSTYIITFILLAFYWIEHTQKFSYYKKSNEIHLLLYLFYLMFIFIIPYSNALITYYPNEAIIKIWYSLNIFLIGLFSFLTWTHATTEHRLVSAMLDINHIKAIGIKTLIEPVVSIITITIAVAFWDQSLWEYTWLLVIILYVIADKLLVKRDKKVELE
- a CDS encoding nitroreductase family protein — its product is MTINPIELLRSRYGQNLDFDIEWNACLTTLLSHRSIRAYRPDPLPSGTLELIIASAQSAATSSNLQTWSAIAVEDAQRKAQLAALAGNQNRSSSVHYF
- a CDS encoding A/G-specific adenine glycosylase, whose translation is MHSCVEKLLKWYDNHQRLLPWRQEINIYHTWVSEVMSQQTVLAVVVPKFCEFIQQLPTVYDLAKCDEETLRQLWSGLGYYARARNLQKGAQMIVEQLHGRFPQSYNEWLKIPGCGAYTAAAIASICHREKVACVDGNVIRVVSRLLALSDVWSKSGQSAIQAYVNSIMPPKRPGDFNQAMMELGATICRKSNPLCDCCPLQQSCLAFTHNCVTQYPPRKTRRTSINIELFALIVWHRQTDTFAFVKRTKGFLKHTIGFPLLSPGEVSELESILHSLPLQIFKSTDSFSHTITHHRISSRVALVQVTQKNTVAVLILQQLGFLAPIDWVSRSKTIAKLATTLDKKAFRLFLMQNQ
- a CDS encoding TraX family protein — protein: MLAAIFMVIDHVGIVFFPQVFIFRVIGRLSFPLFAWLLAQGERYTRSFGRYLQRLVLLGLLSQPLYVLTLSGTRLNILFTLSLGLIILRLSRRLREYKYLIWTLGIVSAELVRVEYGAYGVAAMCLLSIFTPNLHWWLAWIGLHLVDAITVSNIFQLPAIVTPVFIHFANHQRGSSARWFYSFYPLHLLVLFLIFRLSEARL
- a CDS encoding Uma2 family endonuclease, coding for MLLNLSAIAPIKEEQYLKICEDNPDLKLELDQFGTLIIMPPTGGTSGNRNAEITYQLQAWNKQKKLGKVFDSSTEFKLPNGAFRSPDAAWISKMRWDRLTKEDQDNFPPLAPDFVIELHSSSDRLKPLQEKMQEYINNGVRLGWLIDPQNQQVEVYRQGHSVEILRSPNSLSGEDILPEFVLDLNEIW
- a CDS encoding protein tyrosine phosphatase family protein translates to MEIYNFLQVSDAIATAGQPTAQQFADIKAAGYEVVVNLALPASTNAITNEQKIVEDLGMDYVHIPVIWEKPTLEDIERFFNVMQANTNKKVFVHCAMNMRVSAFMYLYRVIHEQTSVEEAKQDLQRIWQPNDTWQQFIDKVIAHYQKA
- a CDS encoding glutathione peroxidase, with the protein product MLSNKEGQKVPNCTFRTHQNNEWVDITTDELFNGKTVVVFALPGAFTPTCSSTHLPGYNQMAKAFYENGVDEIVCISVNDAFVMNEWAKHQEAENIKMIPDGNGLFTEGMGMLVDKTDLGFGKRSWRYSMLVKDGVIEKMFIEPEEPGDPFKVSDAETMLNYINPQAAKPKLVSLFAKIGCPFCARAKSMLKERGLDYEEIVIGKDVTTRSLQAVAGATTVPQVFIDGKLIGGSEALEAYFAAL
- a CDS encoding nitroreductase family protein — protein: MSHAGLDYLEMFVTATIDAALAAQNATVAAESLGLGTVYIGAMRNHPEEIAALLKLPSHVFAVFGLCVGYPDSPQAAIKPRLPQSAILHREHYDLTVQDAAIAQYNEIMQNFYREQQMNVTGDWAEHSVKRIATPQSLSGRDRLREALQNLGFELR